The following coding sequences lie in one Acidimicrobiia bacterium genomic window:
- a CDS encoding ABC transporter ATP-binding protein → MSDPTVLPPPPPPPPTLDPAFAANASVVVTNVSVWFGQMVALSELSCSFGPGITGLLGPNGAGKTTLMRVMTGLLPVNQGQLTIEGRLPRADREVHRRVALVPEDEAVPAGLTPRQLCTYVADLHGIGERSVVDWALQMVDMVPVADRRMDGFSKGMRQRAKVAAALVKNPLVLILDEPLNGADPLQRHRLINLFRRLGDEGRTIIVSSHVLHEVESMADRVIVLVRGRLAAAGGHRAIRDAMDGVPRQILVRADAVRRLAVALLADDLVAGITIEGDDLVVSTTSARDFAFLLPQVAKNQGVGLREVRPLDDSLESLFQELLR, encoded by the coding sequence GTGAGTGACCCCACCGTCCTCCCGCCGCCCCCGCCGCCGCCGCCGACCCTGGATCCTGCCTTCGCCGCCAATGCCTCGGTGGTCGTCACCAACGTGTCGGTGTGGTTTGGCCAGATGGTGGCCTTATCCGAACTCAGTTGCTCCTTCGGCCCGGGGATCACAGGTCTCCTCGGTCCCAATGGCGCCGGAAAGACCACCTTGATGCGGGTGATGACCGGTCTTCTTCCCGTCAATCAGGGCCAACTAACGATCGAGGGTCGACTTCCCCGCGCCGATCGCGAGGTGCACCGTCGGGTGGCCCTGGTGCCCGAAGACGAAGCGGTGCCCGCTGGCCTCACCCCCCGCCAACTGTGCACCTATGTGGCCGACCTCCACGGCATCGGCGAGCGGAGCGTGGTGGACTGGGCGCTCCAGATGGTGGACATGGTCCCGGTGGCGGATCGACGCATGGACGGGTTCAGCAAAGGGATGCGCCAACGCGCCAAGGTGGCCGCCGCCCTCGTCAAGAATCCCCTGGTGCTGATACTTGATGAGCCCCTCAACGGGGCCGATCCGCTGCAGCGCCACCGCCTCATCAACCTGTTCCGTCGCCTCGGCGATGAGGGCCGCACCATCATCGTGAGTTCCCACGTGCTCCACGAGGTGGAGTCCATGGCCGACCGGGTCATCGTGCTCGTGCGCGGCCGACTAGCGGCGGCCGGGGGCCACCGGGCCATTCGTGATGCGATGGACGGAGTACCCCGACAGATCCTGGTGCGGGCCGACGCGGTACGGCGCCTCGCCGTCGCCCTGCTGGCCGACGACCTCGTGGCGGGTATCACCATTGAGGGTGATGACCTGGTTGTCTCTACCACCAGTGCGCGCGACTTCGCGTTCCTCCTCCCCCAGGTGGCCAAGAACCAGGGAGTAGGCCTGCGCGAGGTGCGTCCCCTAGACGACTCGCTGGAAAGCCTCTTCCAGGAGCTGCTGCGATGA
- a CDS encoding carboxylesterase/lipase family protein, translating to MSESCIAHSALGPLAGMARDGVEVYLGIPYATADRFAPPVAADGWDDVRDATAFGPIAPQKPGAHFQSPTLAVDEQCLSANVWTPGTTGARPVMVWIHGGSFRNGSGASPLYDGAALAARGDVVVITVNYRLGVLGFLAHPSLSTNGGPPANWGMLDLVEALRWVQRNATAFGGDPGDVTVAGESAGASAVSLLCTMPAAAGLFHKAIAQSGSPLTSSLSRAIALAERLVTATGVADVLALRALPVERLLAAQYELESPVHDLGFIPAVDDLVIPNLPTLALADGVAAGIPTMIGSNVDEFKLWAGEDPHSRDLDDARLRTRLEPNFPAAEIDGLIHTVRSARNRRGEPSGANEVYYAIESERLFRVPALHIADHQGAHAPTFVYLFGWGSPIMNGWLGSCHGLEIAFMFGNQGRGDIAVFTGAGPAADALAEEMMDAWIAFIHTGNPSTAALAWPAHDPATRPTMVFDRTSRLELAPRDEERIAVDTSLRQAETTGN from the coding sequence ATGTCTGAATCCTGTATCGCCCACAGTGCCCTCGGTCCCCTCGCCGGCATGGCCCGCGACGGTGTTGAGGTGTACCTGGGCATCCCCTACGCCACCGCCGATCGTTTCGCTCCCCCCGTGGCGGCCGATGGTTGGGACGATGTGCGCGACGCCACCGCCTTCGGTCCGATCGCTCCGCAGAAGCCCGGTGCCCACTTCCAATCCCCCACCCTGGCGGTCGACGAGCAATGCCTGTCGGCCAACGTGTGGACCCCGGGAACCACCGGGGCGCGCCCGGTGATGGTCTGGATCCATGGAGGTTCCTTCCGCAACGGTTCGGGGGCGAGCCCGCTGTACGACGGTGCCGCCCTGGCCGCTCGCGGCGACGTCGTGGTCATCACCGTCAACTACCGCCTCGGTGTACTCGGTTTCCTCGCCCACCCCTCGTTGTCCACCAACGGCGGCCCGCCAGCCAACTGGGGAATGCTCGATCTGGTGGAGGCGCTCCGCTGGGTGCAGCGCAATGCCACCGCCTTTGGCGGCGACCCCGGCGACGTCACCGTTGCCGGGGAGTCGGCTGGTGCCTCGGCGGTATCGCTGCTGTGCACCATGCCCGCCGCCGCCGGACTCTTCCACAAGGCCATCGCCCAGAGCGGTTCCCCCCTCACCTCCTCGCTCTCTCGGGCCATCGCACTCGCCGAGCGCCTGGTGACCGCCACCGGCGTAGCCGATGTCTTGGCCCTGCGAGCACTGCCGGTCGAGCGTCTGCTCGCCGCCCAGTACGAGCTCGAGAGCCCCGTGCACGACCTCGGGTTCATCCCGGCCGTGGACGATCTCGTGATCCCCAACCTGCCCACCCTCGCGCTGGCCGACGGGGTGGCCGCCGGTATCCCCACGATGATCGGCTCGAACGTGGACGAGTTCAAACTCTGGGCGGGGGAAGACCCCCACAGCCGCGACCTTGACGATGCCCGACTGCGCACCCGTCTCGAACCCAACTTCCCGGCGGCCGAGATCGATGGGTTGATTCACACCGTACGTTCGGCCCGGAACCGCCGGGGTGAGCCCAGCGGTGCCAACGAGGTGTACTACGCCATTGAGTCCGAGCGCCTCTTCCGGGTACCGGCACTGCACATCGCCGATCACCAGGGCGCCCACGCCCCCACCTTCGTCTACCTGTTCGGGTGGGGCTCACCGATCATGAATGGATGGCTGGGCTCCTGCCACGGCCTGGAGATCGCCTTCATGTTTGGCAACCAGGGACGGGGCGACATCGCCGTGTTCACCGGGGCAGGCCCGGCTGCTGATGCCCTCGCCGAGGAGATGATGGATGCCTGGATCGCCTTCATCCACACCGGCAACCCCTCCACCGCCGCCCTGGCTTGGCCCGCCCATGATCCCGCCACGCGACCGACCATGGTGTTCGATCGCACCTCGCGCCTGGAACTTGCCCCGCGGGATGAGGAACGCATCGCCGTCGATACCAGTCTGCGGCAGGCGGAAACGACAGGGAACTAG
- a CDS encoding cold-shock protein — MATGTVKFFNNEKGFGFISREQGDDVFVHFSNIQGDGYKSLDEGQRVEFDVAPGRKGEEAQNVRVV; from the coding sequence GTGGCAACTGGAACCGTGAAGTTCTTCAACAACGAGAAGGGCTTCGGCTTCATCTCACGTGAGCAAGGCGACGATGTCTTCGTTCACTTCTCCAACATCCAAGGCGATGGCTATAAGTCCCTCGACGAGGGTCAGCGCGTTGAGTTTGACGTCGCTCCGGGCCGTAAGGGCGAAGAAGCCCAGAACGTTCGAGTCGTCTAA
- a CDS encoding ABC transporter ATP-binding protein, giving the protein MADPPLLRATGLTKRYPGVVAVEDLTLDVPQGLVGLVGANGAGKTTFFRMMLGLSRPSQGTLEICGIDVAADPVGARGRIGYMPEHDCLPLDQSATDIVASFGELSGLRPRAARQRASDMLDLVGLDEARFRPVGGFSTGMRQRTKLAQALVADPELVLLDEPTAGLDPSGRDEMLTLVARLGTFGISVLLATHLLDDVQRVCDHVIMLDGGRLVISGSTESLLERTGVLSVDVGTDRAPLLALLAQRSLVAVESAGLVEVQIGSDADADADAVRDAVVELGLPLHRMISRLTSLDDVFVAEARPT; this is encoded by the coding sequence ATGGCCGACCCTCCACTTCTTCGGGCTACGGGCCTCACCAAGCGATACCCCGGGGTAGTAGCGGTAGAAGACCTCACGCTCGATGTCCCTCAAGGCCTAGTGGGCCTGGTAGGGGCCAACGGGGCCGGCAAAACCACCTTCTTCCGCATGATGCTGGGCCTCAGCCGACCGAGCCAAGGGACGCTCGAGATCTGTGGCATCGACGTCGCCGCCGACCCGGTCGGGGCGCGCGGCCGCATCGGCTACATGCCCGAACATGACTGCCTCCCGCTGGACCAGAGCGCCACCGACATCGTCGCCAGTTTCGGTGAACTCAGCGGCCTGCGCCCCCGCGCCGCCCGCCAGCGCGCCTCGGACATGCTCGATCTGGTCGGACTCGACGAAGCCCGTTTCCGACCCGTCGGGGGCTTCTCCACCGGGATGCGCCAGCGAACCAAGTTGGCCCAGGCTCTCGTGGCCGACCCCGAACTCGTCCTGCTCGATGAACCCACCGCCGGACTCGACCCCTCTGGCCGCGACGAAATGCTCACGTTGGTGGCCCGGCTCGGCACGTTCGGCATCTCGGTATTGCTCGCCACCCACCTGCTCGACGACGTGCAACGGGTGTGTGACCACGTCATCATGCTCGACGGGGGCCGACTCGTCATCTCCGGTTCCACCGAATCACTCCTCGAGCGCACCGGCGTGTTGAGTGTGGATGTGGGTACTGACCGGGCTCCGCTGCTGGCGTTGCTGGCCCAGCGCTCCCTCGTCGCGGTGGAATCGGCCGGACTGGTTGAGGTACAGATCGGAAGCGATGCCGATGCCGATGCGGATGCGGTGCGTGATGCCGTGGTGGAGTTGGGCCTGCCGCTCCACCGGATGATCAGCCGCCTCACCTCCCTCGACGATGTGTTCGTAGCCGAGGCCCGCCCAACATGA